TTCATCTGAAACTGGCCCAGCTCTCCGACAACCAGATTCAGTTCAACACCCTGAAATATCTGTTTGATCTGCTGTATCTTAAATACCGGGGCAATATTTTGTTTGTCACGCCCATGGACCGGGTGGACAATGAGCACATTCAACTGTATGAAGCCATTGAAAACAAAGACCTGGCCCAGGCCCGTGCCGTGCTGTCCCGCCATATCGCCAACGTGAAAAAGCATGCCATTGAAAGTACCCGACGGGCATTGCAGGAAAAGCGCATTAAGATGGTGTGACCCATCATCTCAGCTCCAGCCAGTCAAACCAGATGGGGTGATTCTTTTTGTACCAGGCAAGGACCTGCCGCAGCAGTTTCTGGTCTTCTCTGGAAATGGTGGCTTCCGGAATTTTGTCAAAGTTCAGGATCATTTTGGTATCGTAAAAGCGCAATGCCTCTGAACACAGGGTCTGCAATTCATTTCGGATCCTGCCGGAATCGGAAATTTTTACGGCCCGGTGCCGGAAATCCTCACCCTTGAGAAACCGGTTCAATAAAGGGCTGAATACCAGTTTGCTTTCGTTGAAATTCTCCAGCAGGCGAAGGGCGACGGTGATCCGCTTGTCTCCGGCAGCCGTGGTGATGCGGACTGTCACCTCATAGGTGTCATCGTCAATCTGTGTGACCCCCGGGGCCCCGGTGTAGGGATCGGGCAGCATATATCCGGCTCCGGCCAGGGCCTGCCATTTTTTTTCAGAAATCAGATCATCCGCGGTAATGGTCCGGGAGTTCAGGGGGATACCGGCTTTTTGTGCGGCCAGGATGCTGTCTTTATACTTCTGGACAAAGTCCGGATTCAGATCCGGATCATTCACCCGATCCCGGAGCTGGTCTGCAAACGTATCACTGTCCGGATCCAGTTTCATGGCTGCCGCATCCAGAGGTGCGGTGAACCGGAACCGGGAAGACAGCACGGCCAGGGATGCGGACAGATCCAGGATCGGGGCCAGGCTGGCGGCCTGGATGGCTTCGGCCGACGCCGCATATCCGTCCACAATGAACAGGTGGGTGTCGTTATCTTCGTCCTGCCAGTCCCCGATGGTCAGGGTCGGGGCATAGGTGCCGGAATCGGTGAACGGCGTCCATCCGTTGGGCAGCATCCAGTCGTCATTCACCAGATGGGCCCCGGCCGCTTCCCATTGTTCCCATAAGTAACCGATGCGGCCGGCCCGGCTGTCGCCTTTCAGGGTCCACACATGGATATGCCCGGGTTCAATCCCGGGATAGGCTTTCTGAATCGCTTCAACCACCCGGTGGCGAGGGGTGAAGAAATCAATGAGAATGGAATCCTTGGCAGCCCGGTCCACCACTTTTTTGGGGATCACCAGGTTGCCGATATATCCTTCGTACTGATCTGAGATGGCCAGGGGCTGATCAAACAGATGCAGCACGGTCAATGGACCGGTTTCTTTGCCTTTGGCAAACCGGGAAGTGTTTTCCAGGGTATCGATGGCCGCGCCCCAGATGGTGATCCCCTCCCGGGCGATGGTCTTCTTGAAATCTTCCCAGGAAAAAGCGGGATCATTGATGAGCCGGTTGACCCAGGTTTCCAGAAATTTGGCCACCTGGGGCCGGGCATAAATCCGGCCGAATCCCAGCAGCGGATTGGCCCCCATTTCCGATGTTTCCCCGGCCTTGGGCATCAGGCCTTCGCCCAGACAGACCATGATGGCATGGTTTTCCGGCAGGGTCCGGGTCAGGTACCACAGACTTTCACTCATGGCATAGGCGGAAATGGCATCCGCGTCTTTTTTGACAATGTTCAGCCCGGTTTTATCCAGCCCGGCGCCCTGGCCGTACCGGCCGAACAGCCGGGTGCCCAACGCTGTCACCGCCAGGGTCATGGCCAGCATCTTTTCGGTGCGCGGATCAGTGAACGAAATGCTGTCCAGCAGGTCATCGGCCGGTTTTCCCCGGAGCCATTCAATGTGCACATTTTCCAGCCACAGGTGGAGCCGGCCCAAAATGGGCCGGCAGTCAAAGGCCCATTGGGCCACAAGATTTTTCTGTTTCATCGGGTGTGTGTCCATGGTCTGCCCCCATGTATGAAATTGCGGTGTCATCGGGTTTATCAGCCAAACAGGTATCATTTACCTGGAAAATCTGTCAAGGATTAAACGGCAGGTATTGTCAGAAGTGCCGCCGCTGGGGTGGGGGGCTGGAAAAAAGAGTGTACGCCGGGACTTGTCCTTTACCCCCGGTTTGGGATATGGTGACAGTCATGGCAGACCGCAAATTTTCATATCCAGCGGTTCAGGCCCCGCAGGATGGACAGCCCGATATCCCGGCGAACCAGGGGATGATCCGGGAACAGCTGCGCGGGGTGGTGGACCGGGTGACCTATCACAATCCGGACAACGGGTGGTCTGTGCTCCAGATCCTGCCTTTTGACGCGCCGGGCCGGCGGGAAACCGTGCTGGTGCATCAGACAAAGGTATTTGCCGGGGCCACCATGAGTTTTGAAGGGGCCTGGCAGACACATCCCAGATATGGGCGCCAGTTTTCCGCCACCCGGGCTGAAGAACAAAAACCCGCATCCGCCGGGGCCCTGGAAAAATATATCGGGTCCGGCCTTATCAAAGGGGTGGGGCCTAAAACCGCGAAAAAAATTGTCAGGCATTTCAGGGACCAGACCCTGGACGTGTTTGAAAACCAGATCCACCGCCTTGTGGAGGTCCCGGGTATTGCCGAAAAAAAACTGGAGATGATCTCCGCCGCCTGGATCGAACACCGGGCCATCCGGGATGTGATGATGTTTTTGCAGTCCCATGGTATTTCCACCCTGTTTTCCGTGCGCATTTACAAGGCCTATGGGGATGAGGCCATTGCCAGGGTCATGGATGACCCCTATTGCCTGGCGGATGATTTCTATGGGATCGGCTTTTTTTCCGCTGACAAGGTGGCCTTGAGCATCGGTCTGGCAACCGACAGCCCCCGGCGTATTGTTGCGGGCATCCGCCATGTGCTGTCTGCGGCCAGAAATTTCGGCCATTGTTTTCTGACCTTTTCTCAAATTAAAACGCAGGTGGAAGAATTGCTGGGCCTGGATCTGTCCCGGGGCCTGGATGGGGTGCTGGAAACCATGGAAGCCGACCGGCTGCTCATGCGCCGGACCCTGGTGCCGGCGCCCGGAGAACCCAGCCAGGCCTGTTATTATGCCAGATCTTTGTATTTTGACGAACTGTATGTGGCCCGGCGCATGGCACAGATGACCGACCCGCCGGATGTGGACACAACCCGGATCCGCCGGTGGGTCCAGCTTTATACCCGGTCCAGGCATCTGCAATTGAGTGAGGAACAGGCCGGCGCAATCCAGGGGATTGCCGGCAAAGGGGTTTCCATTCTCACGGGCGGGCCGGGCTGCGGCAAGACGACCGCCACCCGGGTTTTGGTGGCGCTTCTGGAAGCCATGAAACGCCGGGTGGTGCTGGCGGCCCCCACGGGCCGGGCCGCCCAGCGCATGGGGGAGGTGATCGGCAGAGACGCCAAAACCATTCACCGGCTTTTGGGGTGGGCCAACGGGCAGTTCAAGAAAAATGAGGATACTCCCCTTAAAGCCGATTTTCTGGTGGTGGATGAAAGCTCCATGCTGGATATCAGCCTGACCGCTTCGTTGCTCAAAGCCGTGCCTGAAGGGTGCCAGGTGGTGTTTATCGGAGATTATGACCAGCTGCCGTCCGTGGGGGCCGGCAATGTGCTCAAAGATCTGATCGGGTCGGGCATTGTTTCCTGTTTCCGGTTGACGCAGATTTTCCGCCAGGCAGCCCAGTCGTTGATTATTCAGTATGCCCACCAGATCAACAGCGGGAACATGCCCTGGATCGCCTCTCCGTTCAAGGACCCGTCCGTGTGGCATAAAAAAACCGACTGTCTGTTTCTGGACGCGGATGAAGCCACTGCTGAACAGCTGCAGTTCATCCGGCGGATCAAGGCCCTGACAGACGTGAATAAAGAAGAGGTGACCAAAGATCTTGATGATCTGGATCTGTTTGAGTTTCGGGTGAAAGAACCGGTGCGGCCCTACGAAACCGAGATCCAGATTCCTGAAAAATTCGCCCATGTCAACCTGGACCAGGTGGCTGCCGCCGGCACCCGGGTGGAGGAGCTTTTGGCTGTGCTTAAAAAGGTCCACCCCTGGTCTTGTTTGCATTATGGGCTGACAGCCGTGGATGTGATCCGGAAACTCTATATGGAATGGATTCCCAGATATCATGGGGCATCCATGGAAATCCAGATCCTTTCTCCCATGACAAGGGGATCCTTGGGCACGGTGAACCTGAATCGGGTGATCCAGGAGACCGCCAATCCCCAGGCGCCCGGCAAAGCCCAGATTACCGTGGGCCAGCGGGTGTTCCGGAAAGGGGACCGGGTCATCCACCGGAAAAACAATTATGATCTGAACGTATTCAACGGCGATATCGGCACGATCACCGCCATTGATGCCGCCGATCTGACCCTGTCCGTGGCGTTTTCTTCCGATACCCCGCCGGTGCAGTACCGCCAGGCCGATATCCTGGAACTGGACCTGGCCTATGCCGTGACCATCCATAAATCCCAGGGATCGGAATTCGAGGCCGTGATCATCCCGGTGATGACCCAGCATTTCAAAATGCTTTTCCGGAACCTGATCTATACCGGCATCACCCGGGCAAAGAAACTGGCCGTGTTTGTGGGCACCCGGCGGGCCCTGGCCATGACTGTGAAAAACCAGGATATCTCAAAACGCCAGACCGCCCTGGCTCAGCTGCTTAAGGACGAAGCAGCCGGATAAACTCGGGTATGCTGCTGTTTTTGTGGAACCGCAAATGGACCCGGGCCCGGGTCATGGCCACATAGATCAGGTTGAACTCGTCCGGGTCCACCCCGGCGGGATCAATGAGAAGGCCGTCTTTGATCAGGGAAACAAAATCATCCATGATCAGGACATTGTTCCATTCCAGACCCTTGGCCTTGTGGGCCGTGGTCAAAAGAATTCCGGCCTGTTCAGGGGGCCGGGCCGTTTGCCTGATCCGATCCACATGGGACCGCAGGGAAGGGCCGTATTTTTCCACCACCGCACACACGGATGACAGTTCCAGATCCTCCACGGTCGTGGCATAGGACTTGAGATCCCCAAAATTGGAAAATCCTTTGATAAAGGGATCCTGAACCCGGGCCCTGGTCTTGTCATATAGAAATGAAACCGATGTGAGCAGATCCAGGCGGTATCCCTGGATTCCGCCGGCAAACCCGATATCATGGGTTTTGTAAAGCTGGACTGCCCGGTCAAACAGCACGGCATTGGTGCGGGCGATAATCGTATGGCCATGGGGATCCCAGGGAGGTTTTTTATTCGGGTAAGCCGTGCCCCGGAGCTGCCGGGTTTCTTTTTTAAAGACAGACAGCACCATGTTGGCGGCTTTGGCAATGTTGTTGTCAAACCGGAAACTTTGGGTCAGATAACAGGTCTGGTGGGCCGCAAGCGTTTTCAAGGTATCTTTGGCACCCCGGAAACTGTAGATCTGCTGGTGGTTGTCTCCTACCACGATAATGGCCGGTTTTTTTTCAGGCCGGTCCGATTTGACCTGGGACAGGACCATGGCACTTACCACCGGGTTGATGTCCTGGGCTTCGTCCAGCAGGATACAGTCGAAATTTAAAACCGGGTCGGACAGCTGGTACAGCTTGAGATACCCGTCATGAAGCATGCCGATATCCGGATGATCCCCGGTACACATCAGACGCCCCAGACGATTGGCATGGGCCACCAGGTCCGGCATTTTTAAGCCCTGACGCTGATAATGACCCCGGGCCGAAGCAGGAACATGGGAAAAATTCACCACCGGATCAGCGGACACCAGGTACTGATGCAGGGTTTCCATGGTGAATCGCGCGGTTTCATAATTATCCAGGTTCAGGGCATCCATGACCTGATTGGCCCGGAACCGCTGCACCAGCCGGTTTTTATGAGGAACTCCTTTGACCCGGAAGCCTAAGGAATGGGCGGTGCGGGCCATGACATTGGCGGGAAATTTTCTGGCGGCTTCCTGCTGCACGCTTTTGTTGAACGCCAGATACAAAAATCGCAGTCCGGGCCGTTTTCGGGCATATGCCACCAGGGTGGTGGTCTTGCCGGTACCGGCAAAAGCCAGGATTTTGAGAATCTGTCCGGGAACCGGGTCCGTGTCAATGATCTGCTGCTGCTCGGCGGTGGGGTGTATCATGGGTGACAAGACAGGACTATTGTCTGAAAAATCCTTTTTTTTCCAGAAAGGCTTTCATGTGGGGCCGGATCACCTGGCCGGTGAAATCCGCCATCTGCCGGGTCCAGGTCCGGTCTTTGAGGGTGGGTGACCGTTTTTCATAATAGGTCTGGATCTCCTGATCATAGTCTGTCAAAGGTTTCTGTTCCATGGCCGAAGGGAACCGGTCCTTATGAAACACCGCACCCACCGGCAGCCGGGGTTTGGGAGCGGGATCATCGTCCGGATATCCCAGACACATGCCGAACACGGGATATGCGTGTTCAGGGATGTGCAGCAGGTCACTCACCAGATCCGGGTCATTGCGGATTCCGCCGATAAACACCCCGCCAATGCCTACAGATTCGGCTCCCAGCATCAGACTCTGGGCCATCAGGGCCGTATCCACGGTGGCCACCAGCAGCTGCTCGGCCCATCCGGTTTCAGGGGCGGCGTTATGACGGCGGCAGGCATGCACCAGCCGGGTCAGATCGGCACAGAACACCAGAAACACCGGGGCCTGGGCCACCCAGGGCTGGGGACCGGCCATGTCGGCGATTTTCTGCCGCGTATCCGCATCAGTCACCTGAATAATGGTGTATGCCTGAACATGATGGGACGTGCTGGTGCACTGGGCCGCGGAAATCAATGATGTGAGCAGGGTTTCATCCACGGATTTTGCAGTGAATTTCCGGATGGACCGGTGGGCGGACAAAAGGTTCAGAACAGAGGTCATGATGTTTCCTTCACCAAATGGGTTGTGATCTTTAAAGCAGGCTATCATTTCCGGGCCGTTGTTTCAAGCGACGTTGAAAAGGAAACGGCGTTGTGTTTGCATGTATTTTGAATTATCATAACTAAAGAAACAATGACTGGGGATCAGAAAAAATTGACCACAGAAAACACCGTTGTTTATTGGGGGTACGATGATAAAATATAGAGAACCTATGAAAATCAAAAAAGGATTTCAACTTACGCTGAAATCCTTATGAATTCAATGGCTGGGTGACTAGGATTCGAACCTAGATTGACGGAGTCAGAGTCCGTAGTCCTGCCATTGGACGATCACCCACCAGTGCTGAATGTCCGGGGTTTATACATCAAAGACCCGGCCGTGTCAAGGACTTTCTGGTTGTTTGCCGGGATCGAAAAATCCCCGTTACCTTTAAGCGGATAAATTGAATGAAAGCAATAAAAGATGACAGATGAATCAACTTCTGCGTGTGATGCAAACAAATTGACGCTCAAAGCCGGATTAAAAAAGTTGAAAACCGCGGCGGTGGCATTTTCCGGCGGGGTGGATTCCGCTTTTCTGCTGGCAGTGGCCGCTGAATCCGGTTTGGAGAATCTGCTGGCAGTGACTGTGGAATCCGCGTTTGTAACCAAACAGGAGATCCGCCAGGCCCGGCAGACAGCCAAAGATCTCGGGGTTGCGCATCAGGTGGTAAAACTCGATATTCTGAGCCATGAGCAGGTGACGGCAAACACACTGGCGCGCTGTTATCATTGTAAAACCGTGATATTCTCTATGATCCGCAGGGTTGCGGACAAAAATGGGATCACCCATGTGCTGCACGGGGTGAATACCGATGATCTGGGCGATTTCCGGCCCGGTCTGAAAGCAGCCGAAGAACTGGGAGTCCGTGCCCCCCTGGTGGAGGCCGGGTTTTCCAAACACCGGATTCGTACCTGTTCCAGGCAGATGGGTCTGGCGACCTGGGACCTGCCGTCTCAATCCTGTCTGGCTACCCGGATTCCTTTTTTTGATGTGATCACAGAAAAGGCCCTGGTTCGCATTGACCAGGCCGAACAATTTCTCCGGTTCCTGGGATTTTTTCATGTCCGGGTGCGGTGCCATGGCACCGTGGCCCGCATCGAAACCGAAGCAGCCGCCATTGAAGCCATGGTGGCGCATCGCAAACAGATCTCAGTGGCCCTCAAAACGATCGGGTTCACTTTTGTAAGTCTGGACCTGGACGGGTATCACACCGGGAAAATGAATCCGAGCCAAATAAATGCAATCAGGACTTCAGAATCGATCGACAGACGATAAGAGAAACAGGGATGACACAGCAATGGCTGACAATAAAACCCAAACTGAAGCAGACAGGAAGCACGGAATATGAAATATTCACAGGCACAGCCGGGCCGGGTCTTTGTGATCCGCCTGGAAGACGGAGAGGTGATTCATGAGGTTATTGAGGCATTTGCCAGGAACCAGGGGGTCCGGGCAGCCTCACTGGTGGTTTTGGGCGGGGCTGACAAAGGCAGCGAACTGGTGACCGGACCAAAGCAGGGCCGTCGGTTCCCGGTCACGCCACAGACCCATGTCCTGGAGGAGGTCCATGAAGTGACCGGCACCGGGACCCTGTTCCCGGATGAAACCGGCAATCCGGTGCTGCACATGCACCTGGCCTGCGGCAGGGGAGACACAACGGTGACCGGGTGTATCCGCAAAGGAGTCAAGGTATGGCAGATGATGGAGGTGATACTTCATGAACTGACCGGCGCCGGCGGGGTACGCAAAAAAGATGAGGTCACCGGGTTTGCCATGTTGGTGCCCTGAAGAGCCGCCCGACCTGAAAACCGGTGACGTCTTTATCAGGCCGAAGCAGGCGCAGTTAAAAAAAATGGCTGCGCCTGCAAGGGAAGATGGCTTACCGGGACTGGATCTCCAGGTGATTGAAAAAATAGCTGATTTCAAAAGCAGCGGTTTCCGGGGCATCGGATCCGTGGACCACATTCTTTTCAATGTCAGTGGCATACTCGCGGCGGATGGTACCTTCTTCCGCTTCTTTGAAATTGGTGGCACCCATGATTTTGCGGTTTTCGGCAATTACGTTTTCGCCTTCCAGCACCATGACAACAATGGGACCGGAGGTCATGAAATCAGTGAGGCTGTCGAAAAACGGACGTTCTTTGTGAACGGCGTAAAATCCCTGGGCCTGGGATTTGGTCAGGTGGATCATTTTCATGGCAGCGATTTTGATGCCCGCGCTTTCAAAACGTTTGATTACCTCGCCGATGATGTTTTTTGCCACCCCGTCGGGCTTGATAATGGACAGTGTTCTTTCCACGGTTGGTTTTCCTTTCTTCAATTGTTATAAAGTTTGTCCAGGCAGGACAGGACCAATGGCTGATGGCGCAAAGGGTGAGACCCTGTCATGAAGGATTTGTGTGAATCAGAAGGGGAAATTACCATATCCGTGTATTGTAAGTCAATATAAGGGCCGGTTCTTCAAAAGAATTGTTGACAATAAAAAATTAATGCACTATTAGTCAGGTGTTATTCAGATAATACCAGTCCATGGTCTGTATTTTTCCATATTTGGTTGTATTCGAAAATTCCAGACATCAAAGACGTCCTGTAAAATCGACTGATCCTTGCCAGAAAATGAAATTATGCCGGAAAATGAAAAAAATAAAAATATTCGGGAGCGCGAATGAATCTTGTAGAACTCAATAAAATGAAAATCAGCGAGCTGACCAAGCTTGCTAAAGATAACAATATCAAAGGGATCGGCGGTCTAAAAAAACAGGAATTGATTTTTGCCCTGCTCCAGGCCAATATTGAAAAAAGCGGCCAGGTATATGGAGAGGGAACCCTTGAAATTCTTCCGGATGGATTCGGTTTTCTCAGGGCACCCGGCTATAATTATCTGCCCGGCCCGGATGACATTTATGTATCTCCTTCCCAGATCCGGCGCTTTAATTTGAGAACCGGGGATACCATCTCCGGCCAGGTGAGGCAACCCAAAGATTCAGAACGGTATTTTGCCCTGCTCAAAGTGGAGGCCGTCAACTTTCAGAGCCCGGAAGTGGCGGCTGAAACGATTTTGTTTGACAACCTGCTGCCGCTTTATCCGGATCGAAAGATGAATCTGGAGGCGGAATCCGACAACTATTCCATGCGGATCATCGATCTGATGTCACCCATCGGTTTTGGACAAAGAGGGTTGATTGTTTCGCCCCCTAAAGCCGGAAAAACCATGCTGCTCCAGAACATTGCCAATTCTATGATCAAATCCCATAAAAGCATTGTACCCATGATTCTGCTGATTGACGAACGCCCCGAAGAGGTCACGGACATGACCCGGTCTGTGGACGCGGAAGTGATCAGTTCCACGTTTGACGAGCCGGCGGAGCGGCATGTGCAGGTGGCGGAGATGGTCATTGAAAAAGCCAAGCGGATCGTGGAACAGGGCCATGATGTGGTGATTCTTCTGGATTCCATCACCCGGCTGGCCCGGGCCTACAATGCGGTGATGCCGCCGTCCGGAAAAATTTTGTCCGGTGGTGTGGATTCCAATGCCCTGGACCGGCCCAAACGGTTTTTCGGGGCCGCCCGGAATATCGAGGACGGCGGGAGCCTGACCATTATCGCCACAGCCCTGGTGGAAACCGGCAGCCGCATGGATGAGGTGATCTTTGAAGAGTTCAAGGGCACCGGCAACATGGAGCTGGCACTGGACAGAAAGCTGGCGGATAAACGCGTGTTCCCGGCCATTGACATCAACCGGTCCGGCACACGGAAAGAGGAACTGCTCCTGGATCCCATGACTTTGAACCGGGTCTGGATTTTGAGAAAATTGTTGTCCAGTTTAAATTCTGTGGACAGTATGCAGTTTTTACTTGAAAAAATGCAGGGAACAAAGGATAATAAAGAGTTTCTTGAATTGATGAATTCATGAACATAAATTTTTTATGAATCAGCTGCCGGATTGAAAAGGCAGATGCACCAAGGAGTGATAGGAAAAAATGAAAAAAGACATTCATCCCAAATATGCAAGAACGACCGCTACCTGTGCATGCGGTGCCACCTTTGATGTGGGTTCCACCCGCGAGGCCATCAAGGTGGAAATCTGTTCACAGTGCCATCCGTTTTTTACCGGAAAACAGAAACTGGTGGACTCTGCCGGCCGTATTGACCGGTTCAAAAGAAAATATGCCAACTTTGATGCAAGCAAACTGGTATAATTTTAAATCATTGACATTTTACAAAAGGGGGTCTGCTACAGACACCCCTTTTGGATTTTTGCATCATGATTGAAAAATTAAAAGGCATAGAAGAACGGTATGTCAAGCTGGAGCACCTGCTGAGTGACCCCGAGGTGATCAAAGACCAGACCAAATACCAGAAATACGTCAAGGAGCACGGAGAACTCAATCGCATTGTTCCGGTGTTCCGGACCTATGAACAGGTTCAGTCTCAACTGGAAGAAGCCCAGGATCTGTTGAAAGATCCGGATTCTGAGATTCGCGGGATGGCCAGAGACGAGATCGTCAGTCTGGAAAAACAGGCTGAAACACTGATATCCAAACTCAATGTGCTGCTCATGCCCAGAGATCCCAGAGATGACAAAAACGTGATCCTGGAGATCCGGGCCGGCACGGGCGGAGAAGAAGCCGGTATTTTTGCCGGCGATCTTTTCAGAATGTACTCCCGGTATGCGGAAAACAAAAACTGGAACGTCGAGGTGATTGAAAAAAATGATTCCAGCGCCGGGGGATTCAAGGAGATCGTTTCTTTGATTCAGGGGAAAGGTGTGTTTGGCGCGTTCAAGTATGAAAGCGGCACCCATCGGGTGCAGCGGGTGCCGGAAACCGAAACCCAGGGCCGGATCCACACGTCTGCCGTTACCGTGGCCGTATTGCCCGAAGCCGAAGATATCGACATTGAAATCAATCCGGCAGACATCAAAGTGGATGTATTCCGGGCGTCCGGACCCGGAGGACAGTCGGTGAATACCACGGATTCCGCTGTTCGGGTCACCCATGTCCCCACGGGTGTGGTGGCCACGTGCCAGGATGAAAAATCTCAGCATAAAAACAAGGCCAAAGCCCTGGGCGTGTTGAAATCCCGAATCCTGGACGCCAGGATGAGAGAAGAAGAAGCCAAACGCGCCGCTGACCGCAAAGGCCAGGTGGGTACCGGAGACCGGAGCGGTCGTATCCGGACCTACAACTTTCCCCAGGGCCGGATGACCGATCATCGTATCGGGCTGACCCTGTATAAACTGGACAGTATCATGGAAGGTGATATCCAGGCCATTATCGATGAATTGAAAACCTTTCATCAAGCCCGGGCTTTGCAGGAAAACCACACTTTTGCATAATGGACTGGACTGTATTCAAACTGATCTCCTGGACGGAAACCTATTTTACCCGGCACCAGATCGACAGCCCCCGCCTGACTGCGGAAATTCTGCTGGGATTCTGTTTAGGTGTCCGGCGCCTGGATCTGTATCTGCAGCATGACCGGCCTTTGGAAAAACAGGAACTGGCCCGGTTCAAAACATTGATTCAACGTCGGAAAAACCATGAACCGGTCGCCTATATCACCGGAGAAAAAGGATTTTTCGAGTCCAGTTTTCAGGTGGGTCCGGGCGTACTCATCCCCCGGCCGGACACTGAAACCCTGGTGACAACCACATTGTCGGTTCTGGATGAAATTCCTCGAAATCCGCAAAAGATCCTGGAACTGGGGGTGGGCTCCGGCGCCATTGTCATCTCTCTGGCAAAGGTCCGCCCGGAACATCTTTTTTTTGCCGGCGATATTTCCCGGATCGCACTGGACGCAGCCCGGAAAAACGCGGCCCGGGAAAAAGAGATCGGAACGATTCATTTTTTCAACGGATCCTGGTTTGCGCCGCTGGCCACTGGTCCTTTTTTTGATGTCATTGTCTCGAACCCGCCGTATATT
Above is a window of Desulfotignum balticum DSM 7044 DNA encoding:
- the rpmE gene encoding 50S ribosomal protein L31, translating into MKKDIHPKYARTTATCACGATFDVGSTREAIKVEICSQCHPFFTGKQKLVDSAGRIDRFKRKYANFDASKLV
- the prfA gene encoding peptide chain release factor 1, with protein sequence MIEKLKGIEERYVKLEHLLSDPEVIKDQTKYQKYVKEHGELNRIVPVFRTYEQVQSQLEEAQDLLKDPDSEIRGMARDEIVSLEKQAETLISKLNVLLMPRDPRDDKNVILEIRAGTGGEEAGIFAGDLFRMYSRYAENKNWNVEVIEKNDSSAGGFKEIVSLIQGKGVFGAFKYESGTHRVQRVPETETQGRIHTSAVTVAVLPEAEDIDIEINPADIKVDVFRASGPGGQSVNTTDSAVRVTHVPTGVVATCQDEKSQHKNKAKALGVLKSRILDARMREEEAKRAADRKGQVGTGDRSGRIRTYNFPQGRMTDHRIGLTLYKLDSIMEGDIQAIIDELKTFHQARALQENHTFA
- the prmC gene encoding peptide chain release factor N(5)-glutamine methyltransferase; the encoded protein is MDWTVFKLISWTETYFTRHQIDSPRLTAEILLGFCLGVRRLDLYLQHDRPLEKQELARFKTLIQRRKNHEPVAYITGEKGFFESSFQVGPGVLIPRPDTETLVTTTLSVLDEIPRNPQKILELGVGSGAIVISLAKVRPEHLFFAGDISRIALDAARKNAAREKEIGTIHFFNGSWFAPLATGPFFDVIVSNPPYIPTEDIFGLAPEIRDHEPRSALDGGHDGLTCIRELVTHAGDFLVPGGQLLLEMGFDQKADVTALAKACPQFDQINIVQDLAGQNRVAQLKKKID